A section of the Anabaena cylindrica PCC 7122 genome encodes:
- a CDS encoding DUF4079 domain-containing protein, translating into MTLKDIILLLHPVLAVTVVFPLIGIVLNRALQVRQRRLETIATGKSKIPPVAGQEHVQLGRWLTGSVISIVLIVLAFAIFSDILEKQVWRQSSFQVVFIVLLFAATIGSTILLYKAKAKDKNWRGVFATLTGMGLVVLGCQDGVYRLTNKWYMSHYYYGMAAVLLMIISLAILPEIYKDKTNLWRKVHIIANCVALLLFLGLGMTGTLSLLEIPLAWQKSYVNQLYQQQCDANPCVITNPLLPNKP; encoded by the coding sequence ATGACACTCAAAGATATAATCTTACTCTTGCATCCAGTTCTTGCTGTAACGGTAGTTTTTCCGTTAATTGGTATAGTTCTAAATCGTGCTTTACAAGTACGTCAACGTCGCTTAGAAACTATAGCTACAGGTAAAAGCAAAATTCCGCCAGTTGCAGGACAAGAACACGTCCAATTAGGTCGCTGGTTAACAGGTTCTGTTATTAGTATTGTCTTAATAGTACTAGCTTTTGCTATTTTTAGTGATATTTTGGAAAAGCAAGTTTGGCGGCAATCATCTTTTCAAGTAGTATTTATTGTCTTGCTTTTTGCGGCAACGATAGGTTCTACAATTCTCCTCTATAAAGCTAAAGCCAAAGATAAAAATTGGCGTGGTGTGTTTGCTACTCTGACAGGTATGGGTTTAGTAGTCCTTGGTTGCCAAGATGGCGTTTATCGTCTAACAAATAAATGGTATATGTCTCATTACTATTATGGGATGGCTGCGGTTTTATTAATGATTATATCTTTGGCAATTTTACCGGAAATTTATAAAGACAAAACCAATCTTTGGCGGAAAGTACATATTATTGCTAATTGTGTTGCACTCTTATTATTTTTAGGTTTGGGAATGACGGGAACTTTATCTTTGTTAGAAATTCCCCTGGCTTGGCAAAAAAGTTATGTCAATCAATTATATCAGCAACAATGTGATGCTAATCCTTGTGTAATTACTAATCCTCTTCTACCTAATAAACCTTGA
- a CDS encoding SulP family inorganic anion transporter: MTQSKAIQEPRIFQISRLFSNLRGDLTGGLTAAVVALPLALAFAVASGVEPKAGVYTAIVAGIIAAIFGGSPVQITGPTGAMAVILVGIVAKYGIEKVWIAGVMAGVIQVALGVAKLGQLVKFIPYPVTAGFTNGIAVIIFCGQLNNFFGLKLPRSDHFLPGIWQTVSHIEGVNWAAVGLVVVAIAGNVLWPKINNTIPGSLVGLVLATGIASYFHLDVPKIGAIPQSLPMLQTIPHWNDFSLIRELINPALALAALGSIESLLSAVVADGMTVSEKHNSDRELIGQGLANIIVPFFGGIPATGAIARTAVNVRSGGKTRLSGVIHGVALAIIILTLAPLASQIPLAALAGILMVVSLRMIEWEAISLLFRATYSDFAVMILTWLVTILFDLVLAVEIGLIAAGALFIKRMSDLSLAKIPETEVFPPGIPLELGKEIAVYRVDGPVFFGAAERFVTFLREQPEVKYLILRLRFVPNMDTTGLVALEDIYQDLKRQNCRLILTGLQPQVQQLLQRSGLLAKIGLSNCFETTTDAIYSLSPEINSNTEIQEYG, translated from the coding sequence ATGACACAATCTAAAGCCATTCAAGAACCGCGTATTTTCCAGATTAGCCGTTTGTTTAGTAACCTGCGTGGTGATTTAACAGGAGGACTGACAGCAGCTGTGGTAGCTTTGCCTTTGGCATTAGCCTTTGCAGTAGCCAGCGGTGTGGAACCAAAGGCGGGAGTATATACCGCTATTGTTGCGGGTATTATAGCGGCAATTTTTGGGGGATCTCCAGTACAAATTACAGGACCTACGGGTGCAATGGCCGTCATCTTGGTGGGAATTGTCGCCAAGTACGGTATTGAGAAGGTTTGGATTGCTGGGGTAATGGCTGGAGTTATTCAGGTTGCTTTAGGGGTAGCCAAACTCGGACAGCTAGTGAAATTTATTCCCTATCCGGTGACAGCAGGTTTTACTAATGGTATCGCGGTCATTATTTTTTGTGGTCAGCTAAATAATTTCTTTGGTTTAAAACTACCCCGCAGCGACCATTTTTTGCCAGGAATTTGGCAAACTGTAAGTCATATAGAAGGGGTAAACTGGGCTGCGGTTGGGTTAGTAGTGGTAGCGATCGCAGGAAATGTACTCTGGCCTAAAATTAATAATACAATACCAGGCTCTTTGGTGGGGTTAGTGTTGGCAACTGGTATCGCTAGTTATTTTCATCTGGATGTGCCGAAAATTGGGGCTATTCCCCAGTCTTTGCCAATGTTACAAACGATTCCCCACTGGAATGATTTTAGTCTAATTCGTGAACTCATTAATCCCGCTTTAGCTTTAGCAGCCTTGGGGAGTATTGAGTCATTGTTGTCAGCGGTGGTGGCTGATGGTATGACCGTGAGTGAGAAACATAATAGCGATCGCGAATTAATTGGTCAAGGCTTGGCTAATATCATTGTCCCATTTTTTGGCGGCATTCCCGCTACAGGTGCGATCGCTCGAACTGCTGTCAATGTCCGTTCTGGAGGCAAAACCCGACTCTCTGGGGTAATTCATGGCGTAGCCTTAGCCATCATCATCTTAACCTTAGCACCCCTAGCTTCACAGATTCCCCTAGCTGCACTAGCGGGCATTCTCATGGTAGTTAGCTTGCGGATGATAGAGTGGGAAGCCATCAGCTTACTATTTCGTGCCACCTACTCTGACTTTGCCGTCATGATTCTCACCTGGTTGGTGACAATCTTATTTGACCTAGTTCTCGCAGTCGAAATCGGTTTAATTGCCGCTGGTGCTTTATTCATCAAACGCATGAGTGATTTAAGCCTAGCCAAAATTCCCGAAACCGAAGTTTTCCCCCCCGGTATTCCCCTCGAATTAGGTAAAGAAATCGCCGTTTATCGCGTAGATGGCCCTGTATTTTTTGGTGCTGCGGAAAGATTTGTCACTTTCCTTCGGGAACAACCAGAAGTAAAATATTTGATTCTACGGTTGCGGTTTGTCCCGAATATGGACACCACTGGATTAGTAGCCCTAGAGGATATTTACCAAGACTTAAAACGCCAGAATTGCCGCTTGATTCTTACAGGTTTACAACCCCAAGTCCAACAGCTATTACAACGGTCAGGATTATTAGCAAAAATAGGATTGTCAAATTGTTTTGAAACAACTACAGACGCTATTTATTCTCTTAGCCCTGAAATTAACAGCAATACAGAAATTCAGGAGTATGGTTAA
- a CDS encoding YidH family protein, with amino-acid sequence MSSKLPNIDRIREHQANERTFLAWLRTSIALIGFGFAISRFGIFLRQINVAFTEQETTVNPLINSENLGIFLVVFGILTIALAAWRYNQIFQQIEQGDYRPKRLPVLIMTGVVMVFGLLSLPLLLMRNQIPQRPSTAPKQNQSFHIR; translated from the coding sequence ATGAGCAGTAAATTGCCTAATATTGATCGTATCCGAGAACATCAAGCAAACGAGCGGACTTTTCTAGCTTGGCTACGTACTTCTATTGCCTTAATTGGCTTCGGTTTTGCAATTTCTAGATTTGGTATATTTTTACGTCAAATTAATGTTGCTTTTACAGAACAAGAAACTACTGTAAACCCCTTAATCAATTCTGAAAACTTGGGTATTTTTTTAGTAGTATTTGGTATTCTTACAATTGCTTTAGCCGCATGGAGATACAATCAAATTTTTCAGCAAATTGAGCAAGGAGACTATAGACCTAAACGTTTACCAGTTTTGATTATGACTGGAGTAGTTATGGTTTTTGGTTTACTCAGTCTTCCTTTACTTTTAATGCGAAATCAAATACCTCAGCGTCCATCTACTGCACCTAAACAAAATCAATCTTTTCATATTCGTTAA
- the nifJ gene encoding pyruvate:ferredoxin (flavodoxin) oxidoreductase produces MNKSFATIDGNEAVARVAYKLNEVIAIYPITPSSAMGEWADAWMSENKPNLWGTVPSVTQMQSEGGAVAAVHGALQTGSLSTTFTASQGLLLMIPNLYKIAGELTSAVVHVAARSLATHALSIFGDHSDVMAARATGFAFLCSASVQESHDFALISHAATLEARVPFMHFFDGFRTSHEVQKVELLSDEDLQCFIPQSLVSAHRQRCLTPDKPVLRGTAQNPDVYFQSREGANPYYNACADIVQNIMDKFGQRTGRYYKLYEYHGVPDAERVIVIMGSGCETVHETVDYLNQQGEKVGVLKVRLYRPFDVARFIEALPNSVQSIAVLDRTKEAGSAGEPLYLDVVTAIYEGWKKTTFPKIVGGRYGLSSKEFTPAMVKSIFDNLTQIKPKNHFTIGINDDVTFTSLNFDANFSTEPDNVVRAMFYGLGSDGTVGANKNSIKIIGEGTDNNAQGYFVYDSKKSGSMTVSHLRFGAGKIRSTYLINQANFIGCHHWGFVESIDILKAAAPGATLLLNSPYEADTIWVNLPPKVQQQIIDKNLKVYAINASQVAKNSGMGRRINTIMQVCFFALAGVLPEKEAIAKIKQAIEKTYGKKGAEIVRMNLQAVDNTLENLHEIEIPKKENYQSPITNYQLPITKPEFVENVLGKIIVWEGDDLPVSALPADGTFPSGTAKWEKRNVAEEIPIWDEDVCVQCGKCVMVCPHSAIRAKAYQASELVNAPITFKSTNAKDKDFANQKFTIQVAPEDCTGCTICVNVCPAKNKAEPTRKAINMSPQLPLREQERENWNFFLSLPNPDRTKLKLNQIRQQQLQEPLFEFSGACAGCGETPYLKLLTQLFGDRSLVANATGCSSIYGGNLPTTPWSQNADGRGPAWSNSLFEDNAEFGFGYRLSLDKQAQFAAELLQQFSGELGDNLVNGILNAEQKDEADIWEQRERVAVLKQKLEEITNADAHRYTQIEEKNIRVNQRLSAVENLKSLADYLVKKSVWIVGGDGWAYDIDFGGIDHVLASGKNVNILVMDTEVYSNTGGQSSKATPKGAIAKYATGGKPAPKKDLGLMAMTYGNVYVASVALGARDEHTLKAFLEAEAFDGPSLIIAYSHCIAHGIDMTKGLQQQKALVEAGRWLLYRYNPALQTQGKNPLQLDMKAPSESVEKSMYQENRFKMLTKSKPEVAKLLLEQAQAEVNARWEMYQYLANR; encoded by the coding sequence ATGAACAAATCTTTTGCCACAATTGATGGTAATGAAGCCGTTGCACGTGTAGCTTACAAATTAAACGAAGTAATTGCTATTTATCCTATTACTCCATCTTCTGCAATGGGTGAATGGGCTGATGCTTGGATGTCAGAAAATAAACCGAATCTTTGGGGTACTGTTCCCAGTGTCACCCAAATGCAAAGTGAAGGTGGTGCAGTTGCTGCGGTACATGGTGCATTACAAACAGGTTCACTAAGTACAACTTTCACCGCTTCTCAGGGATTGTTATTAATGATTCCTAATTTATACAAAATTGCAGGTGAATTAACAAGTGCAGTAGTTCATGTTGCAGCACGTTCTTTAGCTACTCATGCTTTATCTATTTTTGGTGATCATAGTGATGTCATGGCTGCTAGGGCGACTGGTTTCGCTTTTTTGTGTTCGGCTTCTGTGCAGGAAAGTCATGATTTTGCATTGATTTCTCATGCTGCAACTTTAGAAGCACGAGTACCATTTATGCACTTTTTTGATGGGTTTAGAACATCCCATGAAGTACAAAAAGTTGAGCTATTATCAGATGAAGATTTACAATGTTTTATTCCCCAATCTTTAGTATCTGCACATCGTCAGCGTTGCTTAACACCAGATAAGCCAGTATTACGAGGAACAGCCCAAAATCCTGATGTTTACTTTCAATCTCGTGAAGGTGCAAATCCTTATTACAATGCTTGTGCTGATATTGTCCAAAATATCATGGATAAATTCGGACAACGCACAGGCAGATATTACAAACTTTATGAATATCATGGCGTACCGGATGCAGAAAGAGTAATTGTGATTATGGGTTCTGGTTGTGAAACAGTACATGAAACTGTGGATTATCTAAATCAACAAGGGGAAAAAGTTGGAGTCTTGAAAGTGCGGCTTTATCGTCCTTTTGATGTAGCCAGATTTATAGAAGCTTTACCTAATAGTGTCCAATCTATTGCTGTTTTGGATAGGACTAAAGAAGCTGGAAGTGCTGGAGAACCATTATATTTAGATGTGGTGACAGCTATTTATGAAGGATGGAAAAAAACCACATTCCCGAAAATAGTTGGTGGCAGATATGGACTTTCTTCTAAAGAATTTACTCCTGCAATGGTGAAGAGTATTTTTGATAACCTCACCCAAATTAAACCCAAGAATCATTTTACTATTGGGATTAATGATGATGTAACTTTTACCTCTTTGAATTTTGATGCCAATTTCTCGACAGAACCGGATAATGTGGTTCGCGCTATGTTCTACGGTTTAGGTTCTGATGGTACGGTTGGTGCAAATAAAAATTCTATCAAAATTATTGGTGAAGGAACAGATAATAACGCCCAAGGTTATTTTGTCTATGATTCTAAAAAATCCGGTTCAATGACTGTTTCTCATTTGCGATTTGGTGCTGGGAAAATTCGTTCAACTTACCTGATAAATCAAGCTAATTTTATCGGTTGTCATCATTGGGGATTTGTTGAAAGTATTGATATTTTAAAGGCTGCCGCACCGGGGGCAACTTTGCTGTTAAATAGTCCTTATGAGGCTGATACGATTTGGGTAAATTTACCACCAAAAGTACAACAGCAAATTATTGACAAAAACCTGAAAGTGTATGCTATTAACGCTAGTCAAGTAGCAAAAAATAGCGGCATGGGTAGAAGAATTAACACTATCATGCAGGTGTGTTTCTTTGCTTTAGCGGGAGTTTTACCAGAAAAAGAAGCAATCGCTAAAATCAAACAAGCCATAGAAAAAACCTATGGTAAAAAAGGTGCAGAAATCGTCCGCATGAATCTACAAGCTGTGGACAACACCTTAGAAAATCTCCATGAAATTGAAATTCCCAAAAAGGAGAATTACCAATCACCAATCACCAATTACCAATTACCAATCACTAAACCCGAATTTGTCGAGAATGTTCTTGGAAAAATAATAGTATGGGAAGGTGATGATTTACCTGTCAGTGCTTTACCTGCTGACGGAACTTTCCCTAGTGGAACTGCAAAATGGGAAAAACGCAACGTTGCAGAAGAAATTCCGATATGGGATGAAGATGTCTGCGTTCAATGCGGGAAATGCGTGATGGTTTGTCCCCATAGTGCAATTCGTGCTAAAGCTTATCAAGCAAGTGAGTTAGTTAACGCACCGATAACTTTCAAATCAACTAACGCGAAAGATAAAGATTTCGCTAACCAGAAATTTACCATTCAAGTAGCACCAGAAGACTGTACAGGTTGTACTATCTGCGTTAATGTTTGTCCTGCAAAAAACAAAGCAGAACCGACACGGAAGGCTATTAATATGAGTCCGCAGTTACCATTGCGGGAACAAGAACGGGAAAACTGGAATTTCTTTTTAAGTTTACCAAATCCCGATCGCACAAAGTTGAAGTTAAACCAAATTCGTCAGCAGCAATTACAGGAACCCTTGTTTGAATTTTCCGGTGCTTGTGCTGGTTGCGGAGAAACACCCTACCTTAAATTATTAACACAATTATTTGGCGATCGCTCTCTCGTTGCCAACGCTACCGGCTGTTCTTCCATTTACGGGGGAAATTTACCCACAACTCCTTGGAGTCAAAACGCAGACGGTAGAGGGCCTGCATGGTCTAATAGCCTGTTTGAAGATAACGCGGAATTTGGTTTTGGTTATCGTCTCTCCCTCGACAAACAAGCGCAATTTGCAGCGGAATTATTGCAACAATTCAGCGGTGAGTTAGGGGATAATTTGGTCAACGGCATTCTCAACGCTGAACAAAAAGATGAAGCTGACATTTGGGAACAACGGGAACGAGTCGCAGTTCTCAAACAAAAGCTAGAAGAAATTACCAACGCAGATGCACACAGATACACGCAGATAGAAGAAAAGAATATCCGCGTTAATCAGCGTTTATCTGCGGTTGAAAATCTCAAATCCCTCGCAGACTATCTTGTCAAGAAAAGCGTTTGGATAGTTGGGGGTGACGGTTGGGCTTATGACATTGATTTTGGGGGTATTGATCATGTTTTAGCCAGTGGTAAAAACGTCAATATCCTTGTCATGGATACCGAAGTTTATTCTAACACAGGCGGGCAATCTTCCAAAGCAACTCCCAAAGGTGCGATCGCTAAATATGCAACTGGTGGAAAACCTGCACCAAAGAAAGACTTGGGTTTAATGGCCATGACTTACGGTAATGTGTATGTAGCGAGTGTGGCATTAGGTGCGAGAGATGAACATACACTCAAAGCATTTTTAGAAGCGGAAGCTTTTGATGGACCATCTTTGATAATTGCCTACAGTCATTGTATTGCTCACGGTATCGACATGACCAAAGGTTTACAACAGCAAAAGGCATTAGTAGAGGCAGGAAGATGGTTATTGTATCGCTATAATCCGGCATTACAAACACAGGGTAAAAATCCCTTACAATTGGATATGAAAGCACCTTCTGAATCGGTGGAAAAATCAATGTATCAAGAGAACCGATTTAAGATGTTGACGAAGAGTAAACCGGAGGTTGCGAAGCTGTTGTTAGAACAAGCGCAAGCTGAAGTTAATGCTAGATGGGAAATGTATCAATATTTAGCGAATAGGTAA
- a CDS encoding DUF5615 family PIN-like protein has protein sequence MTIKYLIDENINPLYPKQIKLKEPDIIVQVIGETGIPPKGTLDPEILCLCEENNFILVTNNRTSMPVHLADHVAVNRHIPGIFILNPNLSVGDNIEELILVALASEDGEYQDRIVYLPLP, from the coding sequence ATGACAATTAAATATTTAATTGATGAAAATATCAATCCTTTATATCCAAAACAAATTAAACTCAAAGAACCTGATATTATTGTTCAGGTAATAGGAGAAACAGGAATACCACCGAAAGGGACACTTGATCCTGAAATTCTCTGTTTGTGTGAGGAGAATAATTTTATATTAGTCACAAATAACCGTACTTCTATGCCAGTACATTTAGCTGATCATGTTGCTGTGAATCGTCACATACCAGGAATTTTTATTCTTAATCCTAATTTAAGTGTTGGTGACAATATAGAAGAATTAATCTTAGTTGCTTTAGCTTCAGAAGATGGTGAATATCAAGACCGCATAGTTTATTTACCCTTACCATAA
- a CDS encoding DUF433 domain-containing protein: MNSQTIPTKNIAEYFNFLSPGDIRLKNSRIGIETILYEYIDCGRSPEEIAQIYKSLSLEQVYATILYYLQNKEVISDYMNNWIEHGHKMREQQRLNPPPVSEKLRQLRIERQAKI, encoded by the coding sequence ATGAATAGCCAAACTATACCTACTAAAAATATTGCAGAATATTTCAACTTTCTATCTCCTGGAGATATTAGACTAAAAAACTCCAGAATAGGAATTGAAACAATCCTTTATGAATACATTGATTGTGGACGTTCTCCAGAGGAAATTGCTCAAATATATAAATCACTTTCCTTAGAACAAGTCTATGCGACTATTCTTTACTATTTGCAAAATAAAGAAGTTATCAGCGATTACATGAATAACTGGATAGAACATGGTCATAAAATGAGAGAACAACAGCGACTGAATCCCCCACCAGTATCAGAAAAACTCCGTCAACTTAGAATAGAAAGACAAGCGAAAATATAA
- a CDS encoding Rpn family recombination-promoting nuclease/putative transposase: protein MYDNICKYLAQHFQADLATWLLGSPVELTELSPTELSNEPIRADSLILLQSENLILHIEFQTDGNKNIPFRMLDYRVRGYRRFPHKEMRQVVIYLRKTDSELVHENSFRLNKTYHEFEVIRLWEQPTEQFMTAPGLLPFAVLSQTEDPTMVLSQVAQAVEKIKDQQQQRDIAAASSLLAGLVLNKNVIKKIFRSEIMRESVIYQDILEEGEAKGEARGKAEGEAKGKAETTRKLAINLLRIGMNLEQIAEVTELSVEQVQALQQEIQSL from the coding sequence ATGTATGACAACATCTGTAAATATCTCGCCCAACACTTCCAAGCAGACTTAGCCACATGGTTACTAGGTTCACCAGTTGAATTAACAGAACTGAGTCCAACAGAATTATCAAATGAACCAATTCGCGCCGATTCGTTAATTTTATTACAATCAGAGAACTTAATATTACATATTGAATTTCAGACCGATGGTAATAAAAATATACCCTTTCGGATGTTAGATTATCGAGTTAGAGGTTATCGGCGTTTTCCTCATAAAGAGATGCGCCAAGTAGTGATTTACTTGAGAAAAACAGATTCTGAATTAGTCCATGAGAATAGTTTCAGGTTAAACAAAACTTACCATGAGTTTGAAGTAATCCGTCTATGGGAACAACCAACAGAACAATTTATGACTGCGCCCGGTTTATTACCATTTGCCGTGCTAAGTCAGACAGAAGATCCTACAATGGTATTGAGCCAGGTAGCACAAGCAGTCGAAAAAATTAAAGATCAACAACAACAAAGGGACATAGCTGCTGCCAGCAGTCTTTTAGCCGGGTTGGTGTTAAATAAAAATGTAATCAAGAAAATTTTCAGGAGTGAGATTATGCGCGAATCAGTAATTTATCAAGACATCCTCGAAGAAGGTGAAGCCAAAGGTGAAGCCAGAGGCAAAGCTGAAGGTGAAGCGAAAGGTAAGGCTGAAACAACAAGAAAATTGGCTATAAATTTATTACGAATCGGTATGAATTTAGAGCAAATTGCTGAAGTTACTGAATTATCTGTTGAACAAGTTCAAGCTTTACAACAAGAAATCCAATCATTGTAA
- a CDS encoding tetratricopeptide repeat protein, with amino-acid sequence MTTKLFGNDHPTRDIKEELRNLVKRSFLSEKLIDDCRWFEFQPVVLEYVRYKAGNQTAAHQKAINYYRSIAKQSGWQTKDDIKEYLEIFYHFYQLEDYDSAFDAIHHCNDFLTLRGYYANQVELYGQLVSKWAEIGDRQNRKYSDSLNSLGDAYRSLGQYQTVIEYSQRSLKISREIGYALGESNSLTILGLAYQFLGEYERAIEYHQQPLEIFRQIGHAWGESNSLNNLGNAYYSLGQYERAIEYQQQSLEIFRQIGHAWGESNSLNNLGNAYYSLGQYERAIALYQQSLEIFREISDVQGESSSLGNLGNVYNSLGEYQRAIEYQQQSLDIKKKIGDIQGESACLNNLGNVYNSLGQYERAIEYQQQSLDIARQIGDIQGESNSLRGLGDAYNSLGQYQQAIENYQQSLEIARKIGDVQGESNSLRGLGNAYYSLGQYQQAIENYQQSLEIARKIGDVRWESNSLNNLGNAYNSLGQYKKAIAFHQQSLKIKREIGDRNGEALCLLNLGYAYFKCGKIKEGFAASYQVQTIRQELGLPIFYPQWMKSLINFAQHGYLQLILCFIFGLIAFPFALVWIVIIYLWLWLRGWFRR; translated from the coding sequence ATGACGACTAAATTATTTGGTAATGATCACCCTACAAGAGATATTAAGGAAGAATTAAGAAATCTCGTTAAGCGTTCTTTTTTATCAGAAAAACTGATTGATGATTGCAGATGGTTTGAGTTTCAGCCTGTGGTTTTGGAATATGTGCGGTATAAAGCTGGAAATCAGACAGCAGCACATCAAAAAGCTATTAATTATTATCGGTCAATTGCTAAACAATCAGGTTGGCAGACTAAAGATGATATCAAGGAATATCTAGAAATATTTTATCATTTTTATCAGTTAGAAGATTATGACTCAGCCTTTGATGCGATTCACCATTGCAATGATTTTTTGACCTTACGGGGTTATTATGCCAACCAAGTAGAGTTATATGGGCAATTAGTAAGTAAATGGGCAGAAATTGGTGATAGACAAAATCGGAAATATTCAGATTCTCTAAATTCTTTAGGCGATGCTTACAGGTCTCTGGGACAGTACCAAACAGTGATTGAATATAGCCAGCGGTCTTTAAAGATATCTAGGGAAATTGGCTATGCCCTGGGAGAAAGTAATTCTTTAACTATTTTAGGTCTTGCTTACCAATTCCTGGGAGAGTACGAAAGGGCGATTGAATATCACCAGCAGCCTTTGGAGATATTTAGGCAAATTGGCCATGCCTGGGGAGAAAGTAATTCTTTAAACAATTTAGGTAATGCTTATTACTCCCTGGGACAGTACGAAAGGGCGATTGAATATCAACAGCAGTCTTTGGAGATATTTAGGCAAATTGGCCATGCCTGGGGAGAAAGTAATTCTTTAAACAATTTAGGTAATGCTTATTACTCCCTGGGACAGTACGAAAGGGCGATCGCTTTGTACCAGCAGTCTTTGGAGATATTTAGGGAAATTAGCGATGTTCAGGGGGAAAGTAGTTCTTTAGGTAATTTAGGCAATGTTTACAACTCCCTGGGAGAGTACCAAAGGGCAATTGAATATCAACAGCAGTCTTTGGATATAAAAAAGAAGATAGGGGACATTCAGGGGGAAAGTGCTTGCTTAAACAATTTAGGCAATGTTTACAACTCCCTGGGACAGTACGAAAGGGCGATTGAATATCAACAGCAGTCTTTGGATATAGCTAGGCAGATAGGGGATATTCAGGGGGAAAGTAATTCCTTAAGGGGTTTAGGTGATGCTTACAACTCCCTGGGACAGTACCAACAAGCAATTGAAAACTACCAGCAGTCTTTGGAGATAGCTAGGAAAATTGGCGATGTTCAGGGGGAAAGTAATTCTTTAAGGGGTTTAGGTAATGCTTATTACTCCCTGGGACAGTACCAACAAGCAATTGAAAACTACCAGCAGTCTTTGGAGATAGCTAGGAAAATTGGCGATGTTCGGTGGGAAAGTAATTCCTTAAACAATTTAGGCAATGCTTACAACTCCCTGGGACAGTACAAAAAGGCGATCGCATTCCACCAGCAGTCTTTGAAGATAAAAAGGGAAATTGGCGATCGCAATGGTGAAGCCTTATGTTTATTGAATTTGGGTTATGCTTATTTTAAGTGTGGCAAAATTAAGGAAGGCTTTGCAGCATCTTATCAAGTCCAAACAATTCGCCAAGAACTTGGATTGCCAATATTTTATCCCCAGTGGATGAAATCATTAATAAATTTCGCTCAACATGGTTATTTGCAATTAATTTTGTGTTTTATTTTTGGGCTGATAGCCTTTCCTTTTGCCTTAGTGTGGATTGTTATAATATATTTATGGCTCTGGCTACGCGGTTGGTTTCGGCGATGA
- a CDS encoding NB-ARC domain-containing protein, with amino-acid sequence MLALLESSTKQESPGVFKAGNPSKSLANWQGRKAEIADLKQWLNNPNIPLIGIEGIGGTGKSMLAAYIYENVEIGNFRKRFWADVSYGAVFSDVATQVLQDFGFRVPNQETELVPALVKCLQSGEYLLIIDNLESLLKTNGFWGSQFYEEFFTTWVECGGKSKVIVTTRERPELPKRWEWLPLSGLKIEDGIKLLTVLGIQGNLEEFVKLVDGYPLLLQFVADLLKAEYPQDSNLNRLESLGLGNLQQLLTDKKVVGVHRRENVAMVLVLDASWQRLSDFQKSLLQNISVYRGIVNSQAAVAVLPDTAKKR; translated from the coding sequence ATGTTGGCATTGCTAGAAAGCAGCACCAAACAAGAATCACCAGGGGTTTTTAAAGCAGGAAACCCTAGTAAGAGTTTGGCTAATTGGCAAGGCAGAAAAGCAGAAATTGCCGATTTAAAACAATGGCTAAATAATCCAAATATTCCTCTAATTGGCATCGAAGGCATTGGTGGTACTGGCAAATCAATGTTAGCTGCCTATATTTATGAAAATGTAGAAATAGGAAATTTCCGCAAACGTTTTTGGGCTGATGTTAGTTATGGGGCAGTTTTTAGTGATGTGGCTACTCAAGTTTTGCAAGATTTTGGTTTTCGTGTACCAAATCAAGAAACAGAGTTAGTACCAGCTTTAGTGAAATGTTTGCAGTCAGGTGAATATTTACTGATTATTGATAATTTAGAAAGTCTATTAAAAACAAATGGATTTTGGGGAAGTCAATTCTATGAGGAATTTTTTACAACTTGGGTAGAATGTGGTGGTAAAAGTAAAGTCATTGTCACTACTAGAGAAAGACCAGAATTACCGAAAAGATGGGAATGGCTACCCTTATCAGGTTTAAAGATAGAAGATGGAATTAAATTATTAACAGTATTAGGTATTCAGGGTAATTTAGAGGAATTTGTTAAATTAGTAGATGGCTATCCTTTGCTGCTGCAATTTGTGGCAGATTTATTAAAAGCAGAATATCCCCAAGATTCCAATTTAAACAGGTTAGAAAGTTTAGGTTTAGGAAATTTACAGCAATTATTAACAGATAAAAAGGTTGTAGGTGTACACCGTCGAGAAAATGTGGCGATGGTGTTGGTATTAGATGCCAGTTGGCAGCGGTTGAGTGATTTCCAAAAGTCGCTATTACAAAATATTAGTGTGTATCGTGGAATCGTAAATAGTCAAGCTGCGGTAGCTGTTTTACCAGACACTGCAAAAAAAAGATGA